In the genome of Pseudomonas sp. LBUM920, one region contains:
- the flgG gene encoding flagellar basal-body rod protein FlgG, with amino-acid sequence MLPALWVAKTGLSAQDTNLTTISNNLANVSTTGFKRDRAEFQDLLYQIKKQPGAQSTQDSELPSGLQLGTGVQIVGTQKNFSAGNLQQTGQPLDMAINGRGFFQILQPDGTTSYTRDGTFHLDSNGQIVTANGFALEPAVVVPADAKTFTVGNDGTVSITVAGNPASQVIGNLQTADFINPAGLQAMGNNLFLETASSGAPQIGTPGLNGFGTTLQSTLETSNVSTVEEMVNMITTQRAYEMNSKVISTADQMLSFVTQNL; translated from the coding sequence ATGCTTCCGGCTCTATGGGTTGCCAAAACAGGTTTGTCCGCCCAGGACACCAACCTGACCACCATTTCCAACAACCTGGCGAACGTGTCGACCACGGGCTTCAAACGTGACCGCGCCGAGTTCCAGGACTTGCTCTATCAGATCAAGAAGCAGCCGGGCGCCCAATCGACCCAGGACAGCGAATTGCCGTCGGGCCTGCAACTGGGTACCGGTGTGCAGATCGTTGGCACGCAGAAGAACTTCAGCGCCGGTAACCTGCAGCAAACCGGTCAGCCGTTGGACATGGCCATCAACGGGCGCGGCTTCTTCCAGATCCTGCAACCGGATGGCACCACGTCCTACACCCGTGACGGCACGTTCCACCTCGACTCCAATGGCCAGATCGTCACGGCCAACGGTTTCGCCCTGGAGCCGGCTGTTGTGGTTCCCGCCGATGCCAAGACCTTTACCGTCGGCAACGATGGCACCGTGTCGATCACCGTGGCCGGCAACCCGGCTTCGCAAGTGATCGGCAACCTGCAAACCGCCGACTTCATCAACCCGGCCGGCCTGCAAGCGATGGGTAACAACCTGTTCCTGGAAACCGCCTCCAGCGGCGCGCCGCAAATCGGCACCCCTGGCCTGAACGGTTTTGGCACCACGCTGCAAAGCACCCTGGAAACCTCCAACGTGAGCACGGTTGAGGAGATGGTCAACATGATCACCACCCAGCGCGCCTACGAGATGAACTCCAAGGTGATTTCCACCGCCGACCAGATGCTTTCGTTCGTAACGCAGAATCTGTAA
- a CDS encoding flagellar basal body rod protein FlgF: MDKYLYVAMTGASQNALAQKAHANNLANISTNGFQRDLEQARSMPVFGDSFPARAFAMTERPATDFSPGAMIETGRDLDVAVSGDGWMAVQTPDGSEAYVRSASMNVDALGVLRAGNGMPIMGNGGPIAVPPQQKIEVGADGTISIRAMGEGPRVMAEVDRIKLVQPDLKNMTKGLDGTIHTKDGQPAQANANVTLTSGFLQASNVNAVEEMTAVLSLSKQFELHIKMMNSAKEDDQAMTRVLAMS, translated from the coding sequence GTGGACAAGTACCTTTATGTGGCAATGACCGGCGCCAGCCAGAATGCACTGGCGCAGAAGGCCCATGCCAACAATCTGGCGAACATCTCCACCAACGGTTTTCAGCGTGACCTGGAGCAGGCGCGTTCGATGCCGGTGTTTGGTGACAGCTTTCCGGCGCGCGCGTTTGCAATGACCGAGCGGCCAGCCACCGACTTCTCCCCGGGCGCCATGATCGAAACCGGTCGTGACCTCGACGTGGCGGTCAGCGGCGACGGTTGGATGGCCGTGCAAACCCCCGATGGCAGTGAAGCCTACGTGCGCAGCGCCAGCATGAATGTGGATGCGCTGGGCGTGCTGCGGGCCGGCAACGGTATGCCGATCATGGGCAACGGTGGCCCGATTGCGGTGCCGCCGCAGCAGAAAATCGAAGTGGGTGCCGACGGCACCATCAGCATCCGCGCCATGGGCGAAGGCCCGCGGGTAATGGCTGAAGTGGACCGCATCAAGTTGGTCCAGCCGGACCTCAAGAACATGACCAAGGGCCTCGACGGCACCATCCACACCAAGGATGGCCAGCCGGCCCAGGCGAATGCCAACGTCACGCTGACGTCGGGCTTCCTGCAGGCAAGCAACGTCAACGCCGTTGAAGAAATGACCGCGGTGCTGTCGCTTTCCAAGCAGTTCGAGCTGCACATCAAGATGATGAACAGCGCCAAGGAAGACGACCAGGCCATGACCCGCGTTCTGGCGATGAGCTGA
- a CDS encoding SelT/SelW/SelH family protein, with amino-acid sequence MSLSKPEIVITYCTQCQWLLRAAWLAQELLSTFADDLGRVALEPATGGAFRITCDGVQIWERKADGGFPEAKVLKQRVRDQIDPQRDLGHNDRTA; translated from the coding sequence ATGTCGCTGAGCAAACCCGAGATCGTCATCACCTATTGCACCCAGTGCCAGTGGCTGTTGCGCGCCGCGTGGCTGGCCCAGGAATTGTTGAGTACGTTTGCCGATGACCTGGGCCGTGTGGCGCTGGAGCCGGCCACCGGCGGCGCGTTTCGCATCACCTGCGATGGCGTGCAGATCTGGGAGCGCAAGGCCGACGGCGGCTTCCCCGAAGCCAAGGTGCTCAAGCAGCGCGTGCGTGACCAGATCGACCCACAGCGGGATCTGGGCCACAACGACCGCACAGCCTGA
- a CDS encoding UDP-2,3-diacylglucosamine diphosphatase — protein MTRAEFAKPGRKQRVRTLWISDVHLGTRDCQAEHLSRFLKGYHADKVYLVGDIIDGWKMRGGMYWPQAHTNVIRRLLTMAKRGTEVIYVTGNHDEFLRRYSKLILGNIQLVDEAVHVTADGRHLLVIHGDQFDVITRYHRWLAFLGDSAYEFTLTLNRWLNHWRARYGYGYWSLSAYLKHKVKTAVSFISDFEEAIAHEVTKRELHGVVCGHIHHAEIRKVGEVDYLNCGDWVESCTALIEHWDGHIELYRLADAQAKQAQIKAEMVAG, from the coding sequence ATGACCCGTGCCGAATTCGCCAAACCCGGTCGTAAACAACGGGTTCGTACCTTGTGGATTTCCGACGTGCACCTGGGCACGCGGGACTGCCAGGCCGAACACTTGTCGCGGTTTCTCAAGGGTTACCACGCCGACAAGGTGTACCTGGTTGGCGACATCATTGATGGCTGGAAAATGCGCGGCGGCATGTATTGGCCCCAGGCCCATACCAACGTGATCCGCCGCCTGCTGACCATGGCCAAGCGCGGCACCGAGGTGATCTATGTCACCGGCAACCATGACGAGTTCCTGCGGCGCTATTCCAAGCTGATCCTGGGCAATATCCAACTGGTCGACGAAGCGGTGCACGTCACCGCCGATGGCCGGCACTTGCTGGTGATCCACGGCGACCAGTTTGATGTGATCACCCGGTACCACCGCTGGCTGGCGTTTCTCGGCGACTCGGCCTACGAATTCACCCTCACGCTGAACCGCTGGCTCAATCACTGGCGGGCGCGGTATGGCTACGGCTACTGGTCGCTGTCGGCGTACCTCAAGCACAAGGTCAAAACGGCAGTGAGCTTTATCAGCGACTTTGAGGAGGCGATCGCCCACGAAGTGACCAAGCGCGAGTTGCATGGCGTGGTCTGCGGGCATATTCACCACGCGGAAATCCGCAAGGTGGGCGAGGTGGATTACCTCAACTGCGGGGATTGGGTGGAGTCGTGCACGGCGTTGATCGAGCACTGGGACGGGCATATCGAGTTGTATCGGTTGGCGGATGCGCAGGCGAAGCAAGCGCAGATCAAAGCCGAGATGGTTGCGGGCTAA
- a CDS encoding 4a-hydroxytetrahydrobiopterin dehydratase yields MTTLNQAHCEACRADAPQVSDEELPVLIKQIPDWNIEVRDGVMQLEKVFLFKNFKFALAFTNAVGEISEAEGHHPGLLTEWGKVTVTWWSHSIKGLHRNDFIMAARTDEVAKDAEGRK; encoded by the coding sequence ATGACCACCTTGAACCAAGCCCACTGCGAAGCCTGCCGTGCCGACGCCCCGCAAGTCAGCGATGAAGAGTTGCCGGTACTGATCAAGCAGATTCCCGACTGGAACATTGAAGTACGCGACGGCGTGATGCAGCTGGAAAAGGTTTTTCTGTTCAAGAACTTCAAATTTGCCCTGGCCTTTACCAATGCCGTGGGTGAAATCTCTGAAGCCGAAGGCCACCACCCAGGCCTGCTCACCGAGTGGGGCAAAGTCACCGTGACCTGGTGGAGCCACTCGATCAAAGGCTTGCACCGCAACGACTTCATCATGGCCGCGCGCACTGACGAAGTGGCCAAGGACGCCGAGGGCCGCAAGTAA
- a CDS encoding sigma-54-dependent transcriptional regulator: protein MRIKVHCQNRIGILRDILNLLVEYGVNVAKGEVGGEHGNAIYLFCPNLVNMQFQALRPQFEAIAGVFGVKRVGLMPSERRHMELNALLGALEFPVLSIDMGGSIVAANRAAAQLLGVRVDEVPGIPLSRYAEDFDLPELVRASKSRINGLRVKVKGDVFLADIAPLQSSEHDDSEAMAGAVLTLHRADRVGERIYNVRKQELRGFDSIFQSSRVMAAVVREARRMAPLDAPLLIEGETGTGKELLARACHLASPRGQSPLMALNCAGLPESMAETELFGYGPGAFEGARAEGKLGLLELTAGGTLFLDGVGEMSARLQVKLLRFLQDGCFRRVGSDEEVYLDVRVICATQVDLSELCARGEFRQDLYHRLNVLSLHIPPLRECLDGLAPLVEHFLDQASRQIGCPLPKLAPAAMDRLSHYHWPGNVRQLENVLFQAVSLCEGGTVKAEHIRLPDYGVRQPLGDFSLEGGLEQIVGRFEKAVLEALYAEHSSSRQLGKRLGVSHTTIANKLRDYEILKADK from the coding sequence ATGCGTATTAAAGTGCACTGCCAAAACCGTATCGGCATCCTGCGGGACATCCTCAACCTGTTGGTGGAGTACGGCGTCAACGTCGCCAAGGGCGAGGTCGGTGGCGAACATGGCAATGCGATTTACCTGTTTTGCCCCAACCTGGTGAACATGCAGTTCCAGGCGCTGCGCCCGCAATTTGAAGCCATTGCCGGGGTGTTTGGTGTCAAGCGGGTAGGGCTGATGCCCAGCGAACGTCGGCATATGGAGCTCAATGCGCTGCTTGGCGCCCTGGAGTTTCCGGTGCTGTCGATCGACATGGGCGGCTCCATCGTTGCCGCCAACCGCGCGGCGGCGCAGTTGCTCGGAGTGCGCGTGGACGAGGTCCCGGGAATTCCACTGTCGCGCTATGCCGAGGACTTCGACCTGCCGGAACTGGTGCGGGCGAGTAAGTCGCGGATCAATGGCTTGCGGGTCAAGGTCAAGGGCGACGTATTCCTGGCGGACATCGCGCCGCTGCAATCCTCCGAACACGATGACAGCGAAGCCATGGCGGGTGCCGTGCTGACCCTGCACCGCGCCGACCGCGTCGGTGAGCGCATCTACAACGTGCGCAAGCAGGAACTGCGTGGTTTCGACAGCATCTTCCAGAGCTCCAGGGTCATGGCGGCCGTGGTGCGCGAGGCGCGGCGCATGGCGCCTTTGGATGCGCCTCTATTAATAGAAGGCGAAACCGGCACCGGCAAAGAGCTGTTGGCCCGCGCTTGTCACCTGGCCAGCCCGCGTGGGCAGTCGCCATTGATGGCGCTCAATTGCGCAGGCTTGCCGGAGTCAATGGCCGAGACCGAGCTGTTTGGCTACGGGCCTGGTGCGTTTGAAGGCGCGCGGGCCGAAGGCAAGCTGGGTCTGTTGGAGCTGACGGCAGGCGGTACGTTGTTTCTGGATGGCGTCGGTGAAATGAGCGCACGTCTGCAGGTGAAATTGCTGCGTTTTCTGCAGGACGGATGCTTTCGCCGCGTGGGCAGTGATGAAGAGGTCTACCTGGATGTGCGGGTAATCTGTGCGACGCAGGTGGACTTGTCTGAGCTTTGCGCCCGCGGCGAATTCCGCCAGGACCTTTATCACCGCCTCAATGTGCTGTCGCTGCATATCCCGCCGTTGCGCGAATGCCTGGATGGGTTGGCGCCGTTGGTTGAGCATTTCCTCGATCAAGCCAGCCGGCAGATCGGTTGCCCGCTGCCCAAGCTGGCACCGGCTGCGATGGACCGGCTCAGCCACTATCACTGGCCGGGCAATGTGCGCCAGCTGGAAAACGTGCTGTTTCAGGCGGTGTCGTTGTGCGAAGGCGGGACGGTCAAGGCAGAGCATATTCGCTTGCCGGATTATGGGGTGCGTCAGCCGCTTGGCGATTTCTCGTTGGAGGGAGGGTTGGAGCAGATCGTCGGCCGGTTCGAGAAGGCGGTGCTGGAAGCCTTATATGCCGAGCATTCCAGCAGCCGGCAGCTGGGCAAGCGCTTGGGCGTGTCGCACACCACCATCGCCAATAAGCTGCGTGATTATGAAATCCTCAAGGCCGATAAATAA
- the flgH gene encoding flagellar basal body L-ring protein FlgH, protein MNRYVSVLALSGIAVLAGCVAPTPKPNDPYYAPVLPRTPLPAAANNGSIYQAGFEQNLYSDRKAFRVGDIITITLNEKTQASKNANSQIGKTSKTSIGLTSLFGGVPNTNNPLGSGDLSLDAGYSGDRATNGKSAAGQGNSLTGSITVTVADVLPNGIIAVRGEKWMTLNTGDELVRIAGMVRADDISTDNTVPSTRIADARITYSGTGSFADASQPGWFDRFFLSPLFPF, encoded by the coding sequence ATGAATCGCTATGTTTCTGTTCTGGCATTGAGTGGGATCGCCGTGCTCGCGGGCTGTGTCGCCCCGACGCCAAAACCCAATGACCCGTACTACGCGCCGGTGTTGCCACGCACGCCGTTGCCGGCGGCGGCCAACAATGGCTCGATCTACCAGGCCGGTTTCGAACAGAACCTGTACAGCGACCGCAAGGCGTTCCGTGTGGGTGACATCATCACCATCACCCTGAACGAGAAAACCCAGGCCAGCAAAAATGCCAACTCGCAGATCGGCAAGACCAGCAAGACCAGCATTGGCCTGACGTCGCTGTTCGGTGGCGTGCCCAACACCAATAACCCGCTGGGCAGCGGTGACCTGAGCCTGGACGCCGGCTACAGCGGCGACCGCGCCACGAACGGCAAAAGTGCGGCGGGGCAGGGCAACAGCCTGACCGGTTCGATCACCGTGACCGTCGCCGATGTACTGCCCAACGGCATCATCGCCGTACGCGGTGAAAAGTGGATGACCCTCAACACCGGCGACGAGCTGGTGCGCATTGCGGGCATGGTTCGCGCCGATGATATTTCCACCGACAACACCGTGCCGTCGACGCGGATTGCAGATGCGCGCATTACCTACTCGGGTACAGGTTCGTTTGCTGATGCGAGTCAGCCAGGCTGGTTCGACCGTTTCTTCCTTAGCCCGCTGTTCCCTTTCTAG
- a CDS encoding amino acid aminotransferase yields MHFDAIGRVPGDPILGLMDLYAQDSNPNKFDLGVGVYKDDQGLTPIPHSVKLAEQRLVDTQTTKTYIGGHGDAAFGALISELVLGADSALIRDRRAGATQTPGGTGALRLSADFIAHNLPGRGVWLSDPTWPIHETIFAKAGLKVSHYPYVGADNRLDVAAMLATLATVPEGDVVLLHACCHNPTGFDLSQDDWRQVLKIVRERQLLPLIDFAYQGFGDGLEQDAWAVRLFAAELPEVLITSSCSKNFGLYRDRVGALIVCAADAEKLTDVRSQLANTARNLWSTPPDHGAAVVATILGDAELKKRWSDEVEAMRSRIAQLRSGLVEALAPHGLAERYAHIGAQRGMFSYTGLSAEQVKQLREKHSVYMVSSGRANVAGIDATRLTLLAEAIADVSH; encoded by the coding sequence ATGCATTTCGATGCCATTGGCCGCGTGCCCGGCGACCCGATCCTCGGGCTGATGGACCTGTATGCCCAGGACAGCAACCCGAACAAGTTCGACCTGGGCGTCGGCGTCTATAAAGACGACCAGGGCCTCACGCCGATCCCGCATTCGGTAAAACTCGCCGAACAGCGCCTGGTAGACACCCAGACCACCAAGACCTACATCGGCGGCCACGGCGATGCGGCATTCGGTGCGCTGATCAGCGAACTGGTGCTCGGCGCCGACTCGGCCTTGATCCGCGACCGCCGTGCCGGTGCAACGCAAACCCCAGGCGGCACCGGCGCCCTGCGCCTGAGCGCGGACTTTATCGCCCATAACCTGCCGGGGCGCGGCGTGTGGCTGAGCGACCCGACCTGGCCGATCCACGAAACCATCTTCGCCAAGGCCGGGCTCAAGGTCAGTCACTACCCCTACGTGGGCGCCGACAACCGCCTGGATGTGGCCGCGATGTTGGCCACACTCGCCACGGTGCCCGAGGGCGACGTGGTGTTGCTGCACGCGTGCTGCCACAACCCGACCGGTTTTGACCTGTCCCAGGACGACTGGCGCCAGGTGCTGAAGATTGTGCGCGAGCGCCAATTGCTGCCGCTGATCGACTTCGCCTATCAAGGCTTCGGCGACGGTCTGGAGCAAGACGCCTGGGCCGTGCGACTGTTTGCCGCAGAGCTGCCGGAAGTGCTGATCACCAGCTCTTGCTCGAAAAACTTTGGCCTGTACCGCGACCGTGTCGGCGCGTTGATCGTGTGCGCGGCGGATGCTGAAAAGCTCACGGATGTGCGCAGCCAGCTGGCAAACACCGCGCGTAATCTGTGGTCGACGCCGCCGGACCATGGCGCCGCCGTGGTGGCGACCATCCTTGGGGATGCCGAGCTGAAAAAGCGCTGGAGCGACGAAGTCGAAGCCATGCGTTCACGGATCGCGCAGTTGCGTTCAGGCCTGGTAGAGGCGCTGGCGCCCCACGGGCTGGCCGAACGCTATGCGCATATCGGTGCGCAGCGCGGGATGTTTTCCTACACCGGCTTGAGTGCCGAACAGGTCAAGCAACTGCGCGAGAAGCACAGCGTGTACATGGTCAGTTCGGGACGAGCCAACGTGGCGGGCATCGACGCGACGCGTTTGACCCTGCTGGCCGAGGCCATCGCCGACGTTTCCCACTGA
- a CDS encoding AraC family transcriptional regulator codes for MRPTLTLRHYLEEPLAHSHDHAQLVFGLSGHLDLEVDGRGSQVNENSVMVLPFSAHHACGSRDGSRCLVLDVPTEHWVVQSLGEHADASRRLLDQSARLTLDSRQSQLVQWLAHSPVDDPLIVQQGAVLLLASLNHPLAQPMPGRRLPYAAFDAHIERHVAHPLQVADLARIAGLSVARLHARFIAECGQTPMDYIRGRRLQMALNLLRNTPLPIGDIAERVGYSSQSAFAAAMLREFGASPGALRRSS; via the coding sequence ATGAGACCGACGCTCACGCTGCGCCACTACCTCGAAGAGCCGCTTGCCCACAGCCATGACCATGCGCAGTTGGTGTTTGGCCTGTCCGGGCACCTGGACCTGGAAGTCGATGGCCGGGGCAGCCAGGTGAACGAAAACAGCGTGATGGTGCTGCCCTTCTCCGCCCACCACGCCTGCGGCAGCCGCGATGGCAGCCGCTGCCTGGTGCTGGATGTGCCCACCGAACATTGGGTCGTGCAATCGCTGGGCGAGCATGCCGATGCCAGCCGCCGCCTGCTCGACCAATCGGCACGCCTGACTCTGGATTCGCGGCAAAGCCAACTGGTGCAATGGCTGGCGCACAGCCCGGTGGATGACCCGCTGATCGTGCAGCAAGGCGCGGTGCTGTTATTGGCCAGCCTCAATCACCCGCTGGCCCAACCGATGCCGGGACGACGCCTGCCGTATGCGGCGTTTGATGCGCATATCGAGCGACACGTTGCGCACCCATTGCAGGTCGCGGACCTTGCGCGCATTGCCGGCCTGTCGGTCGCGCGCCTGCACGCGCGCTTTATCGCCGAGTGCGGGCAGACGCCGATGGACTACATCCGCGGGCGCCGCCTGCAGATGGCCTTGAACCTGTTGCGCAACACGCCGCTGCCCATCGGCGACATTGCCGAGCGCGTCGGCTACAGCTCGCAAAGTGCGTTTGCCGCCGCGATGTTGCGCGAATTTGGCGCGTCACCGGGCGCATTGCGGCGCTCATCATAG
- the phhA gene encoding phenylalanine 4-monooxygenase, with the protein MKQTHYVAREPDAQGFIHYPPEEHAVWNTLITRQLKVIEGRACQEYLDGIDKLGLPLDRIPQLGEINQVLAETTGWQVARVPALIPFQTFFELLASKQFPVATFIRTREELDYLQEPDIFHEIFGHCPLLTNPWFAEFTHTYGKLGLTATKEQRVYLARLYWMTIEFGLVDTPQGRRIYGGGILSSPKESVYCLSDEPEHQAFDPLEAMRTPYRIDILQPLYFVLPELKRLFEVAQEDIMGMVERGMQLGLHAPKFPPKPKAA; encoded by the coding sequence ATGAAGCAAACGCACTACGTGGCCCGCGAGCCCGATGCGCAAGGTTTTATCCACTACCCGCCGGAAGAACACGCGGTGTGGAACACCCTGATCACGCGCCAGTTGAAAGTGATCGAGGGTCGCGCCTGCCAGGAATACCTGGACGGCATCGACAAGCTCGGCCTGCCGTTGGACCGCATTCCGCAACTGGGTGAAATCAACCAGGTGCTGGCCGAGACCACCGGCTGGCAAGTCGCCCGCGTGCCGGCGCTGATCCCCTTCCAGACCTTCTTCGAATTACTCGCCAGCAAGCAGTTTCCGGTGGCGACCTTTATTCGTACCCGCGAAGAACTGGACTACCTGCAAGAGCCGGATATTTTCCACGAGATCTTCGGCCACTGCCCGCTGCTGACCAACCCCTGGTTCGCCGAATTCACCCACACCTACGGCAAGCTCGGCCTAACCGCGACCAAGGAACAGCGCGTGTACCTGGCGCGCCTGTACTGGATGACCATTGAGTTCGGCCTGGTGGACACCCCACAAGGCCGGCGCATCTACGGTGGCGGCATTCTGTCGTCGCCCAAGGAAAGCGTGTATTGCCTGTCGGATGAGCCCGAGCACCAAGCCTTCGACCCGCTCGAAGCGATGCGCACGCCGTATCGGATCGACATCCTGCAACCGCTGTATTTCGTCCTGCCTGAGCTCAAGCGCCTGTTCGAAGTAGCGCAGGAAGACATCATGGGCATGGTCGAGCGCGGTATGCAGTTGGGTCTGCACGCGCCGAAATTTCCGCCCAAACCCAAAGCGGCTTGA
- a CDS encoding DMT family transporter → MTPRSALGALHIGALMFGLTGVFGKLAAASPAIIVFGRAAFAVVALAVFARFASNTTWKTLQMRDWRRLLISGVLLAAHWVTFFIAVKVAGVAVATLGFTAFPAFTVILEGLIFRERIRANEVLLVVLVSVGLILVTPDFNLASAATGGLLWGIASGLLFSLLSLNNRASSGRIPAVQAALCQNVVVAACLLPVAAPGLADVRAIDWLWIGLLGVFCTGLAHSLFVASLAVIKARTASVVFAMEPVYGITAAWVLFAETPTLRMLLGGALIIVAIVLSGLMGSTSQAKAPAATA, encoded by the coding sequence ATGACTCCCCGCTCAGCCCTCGGCGCCCTGCATATCGGCGCACTGATGTTTGGCCTCACCGGCGTATTCGGCAAGCTGGCGGCGGCCTCGCCCGCCATCATCGTCTTTGGCCGGGCGGCCTTCGCCGTGGTGGCGCTCGCCGTGTTTGCGCGATTCGCCAGCAACACCACCTGGAAAACACTTCAGATGCGCGACTGGCGCCGCCTGCTGATCAGCGGCGTGCTGCTCGCGGCGCATTGGGTAACCTTCTTCATCGCGGTCAAAGTCGCCGGCGTCGCCGTCGCCACGCTTGGGTTTACCGCGTTCCCGGCGTTTACCGTGATTCTCGAAGGGCTGATCTTCCGCGAGCGCATTCGCGCCAATGAAGTGCTGCTGGTGGTACTGGTCAGTGTCGGCCTGATCCTGGTGACGCCGGACTTCAACCTTGCCAGCGCAGCCACCGGCGGCCTGCTCTGGGGCATTGCCTCAGGCCTGCTGTTTTCGCTGCTGTCGCTGAACAACCGCGCCAGTTCCGGGCGCATCCCCGCGGTGCAGGCGGCGCTGTGTCAGAACGTGGTGGTCGCGGCTTGTCTGCTGCCGGTGGCGGCACCCGGGCTGGCGGATGTGCGGGCAATTGACTGGTTATGGATCGGGCTGCTCGGGGTGTTCTGTACCGGCCTGGCCCACAGCCTGTTTGTCGCCAGCCTGGCGGTGATCAAAGCGCGCACCGCCTCGGTAGTGTTTGCCATGGAGCCGGTCTACGGCATCACCGCGGCCTGGGTGCTGTTTGCCGAAACCCCGACCCTGCGCATGCTGCTGGGCGGCGCGCTGATCATCGTCGCCATCGTGCTTTCCGGGCTGATGGGCAGCACCAGCCAAGCCAAGGCGCCTGCGGCGACGGCCTGA